A genomic region of Nostoc sp. UHCC 0702 contains the following coding sequences:
- a CDS encoding endonuclease/exonuclease/phosphatase family protein, which translates to MLNIKEQVDTFAKKFVPSYRFIRSQESTIDSSHLPQRELNINSIKVLNWNIAKNNYDKIWLKDFFNIVEYYQPDLIFLQEFRLELGRKKLGKWIGMNWSYAPNFIDAHHQSYSGIFTASTISPLTKKVLITRHYEPIIKTPKISLITEYPLFNNKTTILAINSHLINFVDLNKFKIQLHELEMVLSAHHGPLIFSGSQARN; encoded by the coding sequence ATGCTTAATATTAAAGAACAGGTAGATACTTTCGCCAAAAAATTTGTTCCATCCTACCGATTCATTCGTTCACAAGAATCTACGATTGATAGCAGCCATTTGCCTCAAAGAGAACTAAATATCAACTCTATTAAAGTTCTTAACTGGAATATTGCTAAAAACAATTATGATAAAATCTGGCTCAAAGATTTTTTTAATATTGTTGAATATTACCAACCAGATTTGATATTTTTACAAGAATTCCGTCTAGAATTAGGGAGAAAAAAATTAGGAAAATGGATAGGGATGAATTGGAGTTATGCCCCTAATTTTATCGATGCACATCATCAAAGTTATTCAGGAATTTTTACAGCATCTACAATCAGTCCACTGACTAAAAAAGTTTTAATTACTAGGCATTATGAACCTATTATTAAAACTCCTAAAATTTCTCTAATCACTGAATATCCTCTATTTAATAATAAAACAACTATCCTAGCAATCAATAGCCATTTGATTAATTTTGTAGATTTAAATAAATTTAAAATACAACTGCATGAATTAGAAATGGTGTTATCTGCACATCATGGGCCCCTGATATTTTCAGGAAGCCAAGCAAGGAATTAG
- a CDS encoding ATP-binding protein, whose product MVSKLLLQLDREYVLLVVDDQGSGVPPKMVNTLFQKFFQGKDKSGRVGLGLYFCRITVERWGGKIGYFPRQTGGSKFWFRLPRPVS is encoded by the coding sequence ATAGTAAGTAAACTCCTCTTACAACTAGATAGGGAGTATGTTCTCTTAGTCGTAGATGATCAGGGTAGCGGTGTACCACCAAAAATGGTAAATACTTTATTTCAAAAGTTTTTTCAAGGCAAAGATAAATCAGGCAGAGTTGGATTAGGTCTTTATTTTTGCCGAATCACAGTTGAACGTTGGGGAGGTAAAATTGGTTATTTTCCACGTCAAACAGGCGGTTCCAAATTTTGGTTCCGCCTGCCAAGACCAGTTAGTTAA
- a CDS encoding high light inducible protein, with protein sequence MATRETRPSTNPPAVAPEYNGVDRNAFLFGWTPQTEIWNGRFAMIGFIAYLLWDLAGYSVVRDVLHLIGY encoded by the coding sequence ATGGCAACCCGTGAAACTCGTCCATCTACTAACCCACCAGCTGTTGCACCAGAATACAATGGCGTAGACCGTAATGCTTTTCTCTTTGGCTGGACACCCCAAACCGAAATTTGGAACGGTCGTTTTGCAATGATTGGCTTTATAGCCTATTTACTTTGGGATTTAGCTGGCTATAGTGTAGTTCGTGATGTTTTGCACTTGATTGGTTACTAG
- a CDS encoding high light inducible protein, which produces METRETRPSTDIPPVAVAYNGRDRNEFLFGWTPQAEIWNGRFAMIGFIAYLLWDLAGYSVLRDVLHLIGY; this is translated from the coding sequence ATGGAAACTCGTGAAACTCGCCCATCTACCGATATACCACCTGTTGCTGTAGCTTACAATGGTCGCGATCGCAATGAATTTCTGTTTGGCTGGACACCCCAAGCTGAAATCTGGAATGGTCGTTTTGCCATGATTGGCTTTATAGCTTACTTACTTTGGGATTTAGCTGGCTATAGCGTACTTCGTGATGTATTGCACTTGATTGGTTACTAG
- a CDS encoding MFS transporter: MFQCTEIMLGLYKPLLWLAQNQIGVPDVSPAEASVLTSGPRFFVALISGVILAFAFQLVLTNLSVAAGISYLGRSSDSDSDSGEAGSLGGTIRKIGTAVGIWTLVTVTIALLIASFLAVKLSLVIFDPRLGAILGLVIWGAYFLLLVFISSTTVGSLIGSVVNTATSGFQAIMGTATAALGAKAVNQQVVATAEAAAAAVRRELGSAIDPISLRENIEDYLERVRPPELDLSRIRGDFERLLNDPQLQAIADSPDLRNIDRQKFIELVSSRTDLSKRDVSRIADTLYNVWQQVVSQQKPTQDRLGELIDYLKSLPPGQTKTDELNAKLERLIAETRSSKEADQRATQEATPGPIQRTLQQGITALSGIVLGRTDLSDLDVEKILRSLATAKDKATEQADKLGLPVPSQPYSPIRADVENYLHNTFAWQLSRERIAQEFRDVIYDPAADPGTVRRELNRLSRNDFVKILTERGLLTQAQIQQIADQLEAVRQSVIVTVTAEEEREIVLDLQRRVETYLLVSAKTDLTPEGIERGLKPLLADSDADYETLSRRLAQFDREQLRRILLQRIDIQSYEAESILDELEKQRDRVLIESKGLADQAKYQAETLWLNVESYLRNTGKAELNPDAIRADLKRLLEDPQAGISAIGTRLSRFDRDTLVQLLSQRQDLSEHQVNQIINTVEESWHSVRHAPQALAEKAKEQYDTVTTTIADYLRNTGKQELNPEGIQRDFNKLFESPKEGAIALRRRLSQLDRDTLVKLLSQRQDLSEQQVNDIIDSVQTSIRDIVRAPRRLATRTQQRVQNFQAYLEEYLRQTGKEELNPESIKRDVQLLLHDPRVGIESFSDRLSQFDRSTVIALLKIREDITDEEAARIADNIISVREQFVEQVRSIQRKIQDVVDGVFERIRYYLNSLDRPELNYDGIKRDVRQLFDDPQAGFESLRDRLSSFNRDTLVAIMSSREDISEEDANRIIDQVERARNTVLQRAERIQHEAQRRLEEVKHQAQRQAEETRKAAATAAWWLFATAIVSAIFAALGGAIAVVVV; the protein is encoded by the coding sequence ATGTTTCAATGTACAGAAATTATGCTGGGACTCTACAAACCACTATTGTGGTTGGCACAGAATCAAATAGGTGTCCCAGATGTATCACCAGCGGAGGCATCAGTTCTCACTTCGGGGCCGCGTTTTTTTGTCGCTTTAATCTCCGGGGTGATTCTAGCTTTTGCTTTCCAATTAGTATTAACTAACCTCTCGGTTGCAGCCGGTATTTCCTACTTGGGGCGTTCATCTGACTCAGATTCAGATAGTGGGGAAGCCGGAAGTTTGGGAGGTACGATTCGCAAAATTGGCACCGCAGTGGGTATTTGGACATTAGTCACTGTGACGATCGCCTTATTAATCGCTTCTTTCTTGGCAGTAAAATTGAGTTTGGTGATTTTTGACCCCAGGCTGGGAGCGATTTTAGGGTTAGTAATTTGGGGTGCTTACTTCTTGCTACTAGTGTTCATCAGTTCCACCACAGTGGGTTCTTTGATTGGTTCGGTAGTGAATACCGCAACCTCCGGCTTTCAGGCGATTATGGGGACAGCCACGGCTGCACTAGGCGCAAAAGCTGTAAATCAGCAAGTAGTAGCCACCGCTGAAGCCGCCGCCGCCGCTGTGCGTCGGGAATTAGGTAGTGCTATCGACCCCATAAGTTTGCGGGAGAACATCGAAGATTATCTCGAAAGGGTGCGTCCCCCAGAACTAGACTTATCGAGAATTCGCGGCGACTTTGAAAGATTACTCAACGATCCCCAACTGCAAGCCATCGCTGATAGTCCAGATCTGCGTAACATTGACCGCCAAAAGTTTATCGAGTTAGTCAGCAGCCGTACCGACCTTTCTAAACGAGACGTTAGCCGCATCGCCGACACACTATATAACGTTTGGCAGCAGGTAGTAAGTCAGCAAAAACCCACCCAAGACCGGTTAGGCGAATTGATTGATTATCTCAAATCACTACCGCCAGGACAAACCAAGACAGATGAACTCAACGCCAAGCTAGAGCGGCTAATTGCGGAAACTCGTTCCTCCAAAGAAGCAGACCAAAGGGCAACCCAAGAAGCCACACCAGGGCCAATTCAGCGCACACTCCAGCAAGGAATCACCGCCCTGAGTGGTATTGTATTGGGCAGAACAGACTTGTCAGATTTGGATGTAGAAAAGATATTGCGATCGCTTGCCACCGCCAAAGATAAAGCCACAGAACAAGCAGATAAACTAGGATTGCCCGTACCATCACAACCCTATAGCCCCATCCGCGCCGATGTGGAAAATTACCTGCACAACACCTTTGCTTGGCAACTGAGTCGAGAAAGAATTGCCCAAGAATTTCGTGATGTCATCTACGACCCAGCAGCAGACCCAGGTACAGTACGTAGGGAACTAAATCGACTTTCTCGCAACGATTTTGTCAAAATCCTCACTGAACGGGGACTATTGACCCAAGCACAAATTCAGCAGATTGCAGACCAATTAGAAGCTGTCCGTCAATCAGTGATAGTAACGGTTACAGCTGAAGAAGAAAGAGAGATAGTACTCGACCTGCAACGGCGAGTAGAAACTTATCTGCTGGTGAGTGCCAAGACAGATTTAACACCTGAAGGCATTGAACGGGGTCTTAAACCTTTGTTGGCAGACTCAGACGCAGATTACGAAACTCTCTCACGGCGACTCGCACAATTTGACCGCGAACAATTGCGGAGGATACTGCTACAACGTATTGACATTCAGTCATACGAAGCAGAAAGCATTCTCGATGAATTGGAAAAACAGCGCGATCGCGTCTTGATAGAATCTAAAGGATTGGCAGACCAAGCAAAATATCAAGCAGAAACTCTGTGGTTGAATGTAGAGTCATATCTGCGTAACACTGGCAAAGCAGAATTAAACCCTGATGCCATCCGCGCCGATCTCAAGAGGTTGCTGGAAGATCCCCAAGCTGGAATTTCGGCAATTGGCACTCGCTTGTCTCGCTTTGACCGCGATACCTTGGTACAATTGTTGAGTCAGCGTCAAGATTTGAGCGAACACCAAGTTAATCAAATCATCAATACCGTAGAAGAATCTTGGCACAGTGTCCGCCATGCACCCCAAGCTTTAGCAGAGAAAGCTAAGGAACAATACGACACAGTGACGACAACAATCGCCGATTACTTGCGGAATACTGGCAAGCAAGAACTCAATCCGGAAGGAATTCAACGAGATTTTAACAAACTGTTTGAAAGCCCGAAAGAAGGAGCTATTGCCCTGCGCCGTCGCTTATCCCAGCTAGACAGGGATACTTTGGTGAAATTGCTCAGTCAACGTCAGGATTTGAGTGAACAGCAAGTCAATGATATTATTGACTCAGTACAGACTTCGATTCGTGATATTGTGCGTGCGCCGCGTCGCCTCGCCACCCGCACCCAGCAAAGAGTACAGAACTTCCAAGCTTATTTAGAAGAGTACCTGCGGCAAACTGGCAAAGAAGAACTCAACCCAGAAAGTATTAAGCGTGATGTGCAATTATTGTTGCATGATCCGCGAGTCGGGATTGAGAGTTTTAGCGATCGCTTGTCTCAATTTGACCGTTCCACAGTTATCGCTTTGCTGAAAATTCGGGAAGATATTACAGATGAAGAAGCAGCAAGAATTGCCGATAATATAATATCGGTACGCGAGCAATTTGTCGAACAAGTACGGAGTATCCAAAGAAAGATTCAAGATGTCGTCGATGGTGTTTTTGAACGCATCCGCTATTATCTCAACTCCTTGGATCGCCCAGAACTCAACTATGATGGAATTAAGCGGGATGTGCGCCAATTGTTTGACGATCCCCAAGCTGGATTTGAGTCATTGCGCGATCGCTTGTCTTCTTTTAACCGCGATACCTTAGTGGCAATTATGAGTTCCCGTGAGGATATCTCTGAGGAAGATGCCAACCGCATCATTGATCAAGTTGAACGCGCACGTAACACAGTATTGCAACGTGCAGAACGCATACAACACGAAGCACAACGCCGCCTAGAAGAGGTGAAACACCAAGCACAGCGGCAAGCAGAAGAAACCCGCAAAGCCGCAGCCACAGCAGCTTGGTGGTTATTCGCTACAGCCATCGTTTCAGCTATTTTCGCCGCATTAGGAGGAGCGATCGCTGTTGTTGTGGTGTAG
- a CDS encoding glycosyltransferase family 39 protein, translating to MQTTIQRTIRFSRIKILLVIILIIGIFFRFIYLDKKIYWDDEVFTSLRVSGYTSEEFEKQLYTHIVSFKDIQSYQFPNPERTTFDTIKGLATEEPQLPPLYFLLTRFWVQLFGNSVLVTRSLSAVFNILTIAVIYWLCRELFESPLVGWMAMALIALSPFHLLYAQAARQYSLWGLITVLSSVVFLRARRINNKFSWVLYSITVALGLYTLPLFFLVTFGHGIYMIAIEKFQFNKTVKNYLLSFAVGTLAFFPWMILIILSADKARQTTNWIKYSFKYGIPELVFSWLNHIARLFLDLANKFNFTYTNPFPYIIPVIAFVALTFYAVYYLCRHTAKETWLFILSLIVTSVLPLILLDLILGGRRSGITRYLIPSYIGLQISVAYLLATQVTSHWIQLWQQKLWRLLIVVLFSLGIASYTVISPAQVWWNNGPSKIGQIPAIIPVVNQTEQPLIISDAKWSDLVPLSYSLKPNVKFQLVRQQELPNIPQGFSDYFLYKPSQDLREGLEKRVGYQIKPVYQSNNIWLWRLSKK from the coding sequence ATGCAAACAACAATACAAAGAACAATTAGGTTTTCAAGGATTAAAATATTATTAGTAATAATATTAATAATAGGAATATTTTTTAGATTTATATATTTAGATAAAAAAATTTATTGGGATGATGAAGTTTTTACATCATTGCGAGTTTCGGGATACACATCAGAAGAGTTTGAAAAGCAACTATACACTCACATAGTTAGTTTTAAAGATATACAAAGCTATCAGTTTCCTAATCCTGAAAGAACTACTTTTGATACTATTAAAGGTCTAGCAACCGAAGAACCTCAACTTCCGCCCCTTTATTTTCTTTTAACGCGATTCTGGGTACAGTTATTTGGAAATTCAGTACTAGTTACGAGAAGTTTATCTGCTGTCTTTAATATACTGACTATTGCTGTCATTTACTGGTTATGCAGAGAATTATTTGAGTCCCCGCTCGTCGGATGGATGGCGATGGCATTAATAGCTCTCTCGCCCTTTCATTTACTATACGCGCAGGCAGCACGACAGTATAGTTTATGGGGACTCATTACCGTACTATCTAGTGTAGTATTCCTGCGAGCAAGGCGAATTAATAATAAATTTAGTTGGGTGCTTTATAGTATCACGGTAGCTTTAGGATTATACACTTTGCCTCTTTTTTTCTTAGTGACGTTTGGACACGGCATCTACATGATTGCTATTGAAAAATTCCAATTTAATAAAACTGTTAAGAACTATCTATTATCTTTTGCAGTTGGCACTCTAGCGTTTTTTCCCTGGATGATTTTGATAATTTTGAGTGCAGATAAGGCTCGTCAAACTACAAACTGGATCAAATATAGTTTTAAATATGGAATTCCTGAGTTAGTTTTTTCCTGGTTGAATCATATTGCTAGGCTCTTTCTCGATCTCGCAAATAAATTCAATTTTACTTATACTAATCCTTTTCCTTATATTATTCCAGTAATAGCATTCGTCGCTTTGACTTTCTATGCAGTTTATTATCTATGTCGCCATACTGCTAAAGAAACTTGGTTATTTATTTTAAGTTTAATCGTCACGTCAGTACTACCATTAATACTATTAGATTTAATTTTAGGTGGGAGGCGCTCTGGAATTACTAGATATCTCATACCCTCTTATATAGGTCTTCAAATCTCTGTCGCTTATTTACTAGCAACTCAAGTAACATCTCATTGGATTCAACTCTGGCAACAAAAATTATGGCGACTCCTTATTGTTGTGTTATTTTCATTAGGAATTGCGTCTTATACTGTCATTTCTCCAGCACAAGTTTGGTGGAATAATGGCCCTTCTAAAATTGGACAAATCCCTGCTATTATTCCTGTCGTCAACCAAACCGAGCAACCTCTAATTATTAGCGATGCAAAATGGAGCGATCTTGTTCCATTAAGCTATAGTCTCAAACCTAATGTAAAATTTCAGTTGGTTCGCCAACAAGAATTACCTAATATTCCTCAAGGTTTTAGCGATTACTTTTTATATAAACCTTCTCAAGATTTACGAGAGGGACTAGAGAAAAGGGTTGGTTACCAGATAAAACCTGTTTATCAATCCAATAATATCTGGCTATGGCGACTAAGCAAAAAGTAG